The window ATGAGTAACGCAGCAGTAAGTCACCATCTGGGCTAAGTCCTAAAAGAAATGAAACTTTcttcaattttgtttcaaacCACACAACCATTCTTGATATGTTTAGGGTTCATTTTTTATGCTTTGATCTACTGTTATTCACAATTATCTTATGTTGGATCTCATTGAAAATACTATTTGCTAACATATTCAGCTTTTTTCAGATGATCAGTCAAAGAAGACAAAATAGAGATCTTGATTTTCCTTGTTGTCTATAGTTGTCCTTAGTTCTACTTTCACTATATAATTAAGCTTGCATGGTGAACTCTTCTTTACGACCCTTCTACTCTATTAAGTTTTATATGTCTGCAAAATCCAGTTCGCCCTAGAACGGATTACAGTTTAAAGTAAACGAGTCTCAAAGTACAATATCTAGATTTTGTAGCCATTCGGTAAAGATGGGGCACTATAAAAAACCCTACCCCAATTTTATGAcgtcttttcttctttttaaagtaGATTTTATCCGTACATTACAAATGATGTAAAATTTAATCCACTGGAGATTAGAATGCTACCTattaattttaacagtttatctCATCAGGTAAGAGTTTTATGAAGTCTTAAAATGGAATCAGCATTTATGGATCACCCTGTACTGTAGTTATTTATAAATGCCAACAAAAGCCGTGACCTGCATTTTTCTCGTCTCCGAAGCGGAAAAAATCAACTCACCTATGGATACGTGGGAGCAACCCCAACTGCACATACTCTTTGGCGACTCCCCGCATTACGGGTTGTGTATACGCCTACGGTACGTGAGTTGAAGAactattcaaaatttatttattacaaaatatctatGCAAAGGGAAGTAACTTCGGTTGTATTAAAGTATTGCGAGACCTACCAACGATAACTATGAATTTAAACCGAGTACTGGATATTCAACCTCTGATAGAAAAAAATCGAAAGATATGGATATCATTTAGGTGCTGTCACACGATGCGAACATTCATCAGAAAATCGCATCGTGTGGCCGTACCTTTTAATTCTCGTAGCAGTACCATATAGGTTCCTAATATATACGTGGATTAGTTTCATGTCGAGTTaagtatgttttttaaaagtatatttgaAAACCCTGttgcattttaaaagtaaacaaaaaatgtatcCATACCTGTTTGtgatattaattttcatagcttaattaatgataattaatttaAGTTTCAAATCaagctaaaatagaaaaaaatgtatatgcaattaatgtacatgtaggtgtatTTGTTTACGCATAAACGTCGGAACCAGGGGAGGGGGGCTAGGgtgggcttagcccccccccctacttttttttttttttttttttttacaaagttagACCTTACCATttggcacatagcatcatagagggttcagcccccccccccccttcaactttttctcgcagcaaacatacagaccctgaaacgtgctactacaccagttgcaaggttcggttcgttacgctttgtgaacggtacgtttcgttttgtaaacggtacggttcgtttcttgcacagaacggtacggttcgttttagaggtttagtagcacgtttcagggtctgtaattGTTCTTAAATTTACCCTTTTTTTGGACCAttaggccccccccccccccccacggattaggatatTCATGatttgggaattaggttttgtcaagatttctgaggattagtctaccccccccccccccccccccacccacacaCTCTCAATTTGCTTCAGACACCACTGTTACGGATATTCTGTCAAGCAGTAGTCCAATATCATGATCGATTATAAATCATCTGTTATTTCACGgatatgttaatttttaaaagtttacagcgaatatatattaaattattaGATATAACgtgatctttttattttattgtttttggtCTCTTTTACTACTTTCCTTTATCGAGCAAAACCAATGGCTTTATGTAGaatatgtttttgttaaaaaatggaAATGATATTCGTTTACAAAAtcttacatatatacatgtatgtaatccTAAATTATGAATAGAAGTGGGGTACGTGATTCTCTCAGAAAATATAATAGATAGAACCTTTTTTCCATTTTTGgctataaattaatttaaaaagtataaagcGCTTGTACTAGTGCACCATTTTCTTTCTACAGTTGATCACATCTATATAACATGGACTTCACTCCAATAACAACACAGCAGCCATTACCAATTGGACAGAAAGATGGACATGTCCAACCAACAGAACTCCTGAGGCGTGGCCCGGTGTCCGTGCGGAATGCCACTGAATCAGAAGAAGACAGGGAGTTCATAGGAAAGTTGGTGATTGAGGCGTTTGAACGAAAAGTCGTTCATGCTACCAGTCGAGCAAGGTATGATCtgtctctttttctttttcgggcgaaaataaatttctttttcgaaattaattttttttttatatatttgaagtATTTTGTAGAATAAGGTTTGTTCCCACCACAATTTGTCCTGAAGTTGGGACATCTTTGTCATTGGTGCCTCCATTTTTGCATTACAATAAATCAGTcgatttaaatgtacatgtatcaacaaaCCTTTCAGAGGTGTGGAGGATGGCATACGTTAGCTCCCAGTAGATAAAATAATGGTCAACTCGGATGGTTTAATCTATATTATACTTAATTTTactaaactttatatttttaaaatttagttcAATGGCCCAAACACCAGAGCTGTAAAACTGAATTCtgtctttattttctttcatctatagactttttgtaaaattaagtgAAATCTGAATCAAAAGTACGCTCGTCTAAATATTGAGGCCAGTAGCAAGGTCCTTTTATTGAGACACAGAGTCCAAAATATCTTGCATTTGTCTACACGGGccaattttttatacatttttttttatagccgTAGCCATATGTTTTAATTAACCCTGATTTTACAGTTTACCCGCGATGAATACTATATATTCCAACCACATGAGAGGGAGGCCTCCACTGTTTTATGAAAGACACTTCATTGCCGAATATAACGGAGAGAGGGCTGGTACTTGTGTTTTACATTACCATGGAGACGCGGAACTTTTCCCGTCAGTATCAAACATTGACTAAGTTTTATATAGACCGGTTCTATACAAAGCATCTTAGTagctaaaaatatataatatcttatATAAACGCAATAACGTTTGTCCAATTTGGAAACTAAAAAGAATTACGGTTGAATTTATCGTTGCATTCTAAATGGAGTACTGTTCTATTATACATACTTGTacatatttatcattaaaaggGATAGAAGTGAAGATATACCGCCACTCAGCTGTTGTGATCTGTGTGGGTAAGTAACTGCAATCCCtattctttttagctcacccgaGCCAAAGGTTCTGGTCAAAATGCGTCCAGTGCAATGCCTGGCGTCGTTTCGCGAGTTAATCGTTTCATATTTCCTATTTTCACTCATTATCTCCCCTTCACCCCTCTTCCTGCAACCACCCCTTAACTAGGGCCTGCTACAAACAGAGAAATTAAAATTCTGAAttgaatatatttctgtacatgtacatacctaTTTTCGGATTACCTTTCTTTGTGAAAGGAACGATTGTATCATCAATTCAGATGGATGAGGCCCATTATTATAAGTGTCCGTAACTATATATCATGCTAGAATCACAAACATAATTCTGTGGCAGATGAGCAGGTAGTAAAAGTCAAATGGTCACCAGAAGGAATCTTGTGATTAATGTACGGAATTGTCTtcacataaataaaaattcaacattgaATGGTTGTGATTTTAATGAATTGGCTAAAGTTTGGTTAATATTTGTAACGAGACTAGCAGTCGCAacctttttgtttttcaatagcAACCCATTCTTACATTGTGTTCTATGATTGTAGCCTTTGGCTTTTACAACTGGGAACCCCGAAAGATTATCCAGCCGGAAAATGTTATCTGGATCCTATATGTGTAGACGAGAAATTCAGAGGAAAGGGCATAGGAAAAGTTCTATTAGACATGGCTGAAATAGACGCCAAGAAAAGGGGAtgcaaggtacatgtacatgttattatgttttaattggCAATATGTATTGGATGATAAATTGTCTACGGATATTGATTCCATACAGTTTGTTTCGATGCGTTTGTGTTTGTATCCTTCAGGTTATCTATCTGTTGGTAGCTACAACTAACCGAGCCCAACACTTGTATGAAAGACAGGGATACCATGTCATAGAGAAAAAATCTCTATGCTGCTGTGGGTACTGGTGCATGACCGGAGAAAGGGTAAGTACATTATGTACTCGATGAAGCCATGGTCATACCATATCACATTGATAGAATTTTAACAATCAATTATTGTGTTTATCGGTAGGAGTTTGCTCGAATGGACAAAGTTCTGGATTAGCTGGTACAGCATGTACAAACCAAGATGGGGATTCTTAATGCAAAGAACAGTTTGTATAGACGCagccattatacatgtacatggctcATCTCATGATGTAGAtctaaaatttgttaatttcctTTGCTTGTTTGCATGACAACACACAAGTCATGAAAGTGTTTTTAATATCACAAGACAAAATGGAAAGCTTTAAAATTATAGATATTACAATTTTAGAACAAATAAATGaagagaaatatgaaaaatactTAGTACATGGattattaatgttttatattgtgttttttttttcaagaaaatatttcaatattttttttttttactttttgaaaattaaattattatttaaacaggtgcatgtataaatttatttatctaaatgttactttttttgtacaatttttaaacTGTGCATGTATAttgttctgtaaaaaaaaattcaacatggaTACTCCATGTTTTCAGAGTTGTTGtacaggtaaataaaaaaataaataacgcttttttgaaattttgatttttcacaaCAATCCTTTGTAAACTTTAATTTTAGTAATGCACACCTTGCAGAAATGTTTCTACCTGACGCTTCAAACCCGCAGATAGAATAACATTTATCGATGTATTCTGTATGACTTGAGACACCGTTGTTTCTGTGTGATTTGAGATATACCGATATATCCAGATGCCATTTTATAATCCAACACTGTTCTACTTCGATCTAAATTAATCAAACTTTtccaaatgtacatgtagctcaggCAATCTCATCACTGAGACACTGACCATAAATTGGAACCTTCCAGCCAAACTGAAGAATAGTCATATCCAAGGTTACAATGAAAGGGAAATTACGGAGTCTTAATTTAATGATCATACattgcacatacatgtacatgtatatttaatttgttattgttCAAAGCGTAAACAACTGCATAAATCGCctatcataaatatatatgagaaGTGCTTCATGTCTTCCCGTGATTGACACTGCAGTGACGCAATCTCTGGTTAAAATTCTTATTCCTACAATAGCGCTAAACAATCAAGATTCACATTCCGGATAGCTCAAAGCGCTTTGTGCAGTTGTACAAATATATACTCTTATGATTATAATTCCGTAtacaattttcagttttaatcATTCCAAATAATTTAGCCTGAATGTCTTGATGACggatacagtaccgatcagacccaacctaacagaaagtaaaccccaaccaAACCCTGGGTTTGCTCTGGGTTTactccgggtttactagagtggacccagaacccaaagtaaacccagagtggacacagagagtaaacccagtcagaagtatacccctgaaaatAGACGCTacctgtgtattcggaatatacaaggggcaggaataaCAGGCAGTAGGATGCTAAGATAAAGGACGGGTCTGCTTTATACTTTAGTTGCGTACAGTTGACATCAAAAGCATTTCCAAGTAAATCCAAAGTAAACctagagtaaacccaaagtaaaccccgagtggacccaaatttttaaaaagtaaaaccagagtaaacccaaagttaaCCCCAAatgtaaacccggggtttagttggggttcaCTCTGGTGTTACAtgtaggttgggtctgatcggtactgtacattCTTTACAGAGTATTTTActaatacgagggttgtcccaaaatagcgtagacaagtggcgttattcagttaatcgaagacaaaggaagattaaatttgtgccacaaagggttcaagaaatttgcattcaaataatgttttaaaatcaaatattgttgaagattaaattagtgaaatgaaagcatgttagattagaaattcgacatgcggcgcaatgtcaaaaacaaaaagttaaaatcaacataatgaaaagaaaattgcgaggaaaagtacttttcgaatgaaaaaattcaaataaaacatacatagatatttgataataattctattatttactcaaaaaatgttttggctataacaaaacttttaaatattttatagcgcattttgtgacaagttgaaaagttaactcgtaataaaatgacgatgccagcgtttaaggcggcgcagcagtaactgaaacaattttgtaaagaccatgaaataaatcctaagcggctttggaagtaaattaaattaacaaaatcgattaaaaatgcgttttgtgaataagtagttaaacaacattaaaaatatttgaacaagtatgataaaaatgagtggaaaaaagaaaccccgaacgatatcaatggacTTCAAAATGCTGAACGATACATTTCGGCAATACGGACGCTAGACAAAAGTAATACAGGTAAGTTTGGAGCCGACAGATCGATTGtactaagaaaatatttaaaaaacaaaaaacaaaactagaaatatatgTTGAATGTGCACTCAGGTTACTTGTTCAAAGgtaatattttttctgaaacaTTTTCGGAATTAAAACGTAAATGTTGTCGTAaacgatgtggagggtttagcaacaacgtaaacaaaaaaaatggtaaaactggaaattttcgacgtcgcacattgcgccgcctgacaaaacttgctgttactaattattcattttctcgagatataaataaaatacagatttgaatttttcagtattgtttgccaaagggtcattgaagaaaacatagaaataatgaaattgcagtgaacagattataaattatgtgtcctgtctacgctattttgggacaaccctcgtacatgaactttgaaaatgaactaaattgaaattgaattagtaccaaattttttttttattcatcattaaattattcaaatcaGATCAACGAAGCTAGCCCAACGAAGAGTTTAGTcatattaaactttttatttggAACCAACTGACATATAAAACATAGTCGGTTTAGCAATCAATTCGGAGAAAAAAGGTTCGATCGTTTGGTTTCTACATTTAGTCAACATGTATTGCGAAAGCTACTggtcaaaatgtaaacaaacccGGGAACAAATGGTGTCTTGACTCGAGCGGTAGCTACATAACTGCTATTGGATTTACAAAGGTTTGTAACTTtgtatacaggtacatgtacttgcttcgagctcattatttaattaaatttcaatgaCGAAAtcgttaaataaaattatatagttTGTACGTGTCAGTTTCACTTAGTAAAAAACCGAAGCATGGTCAGCAGCTTGTCTCCACTCGGCccatatagtacatgtacctgccCGTTTGCTTTAAATTACATGATTCAGTTAGACACAATGTAAGTGTCATTgcgatatatattaaaatattagatGCCGACCGATTTGAATTCTTCATAAGGCatataaaacatgttgcatgTATAAAAGTTCTTTGGAGTCGCATATAGCAATTTATGaataattgtaataaaatatgttaGCCCACACACGTATGATctgtaatatttacataatcGCCGTGGTCTTGGTTTATAACAAAACAAGATGATTTCACATGCAGTCAGCAGATTTTGacttttttacatgtacaccaAACAACCCTCACGGAGTACTAGCGGAGTACTAGATATTCCCCTCGATCATTAAACACTTAAACGTCCTCGTGTTTAGAAACACTGGTCGTAAATTTAAACTTTGTCGAACTGTTCCGAATCTGAAACTTGATCGAAGTAAAGTTTAAAATGCAAGAAGAAGATAAAACTAAGAGCTGtgtttgctaaaaaaaaaaatgaacttataATAAAAGCGATTCagttacttatatatatatatatatatatatatatatatatatatatatatatatatatatatatatatatatatatatatatatatatatatatatatatatatatatatatatatatatatatatatatatatatatatatatatatacacacacgttTGTACTCGTAATGGCCGTGTATAGTTTAACTTATTATTAACAATAAATAACTAGAAATAACAGTGGCAACTTAAATGCTGATCTCTTCTCACAACAACTTATTGAGGGGTGCTATGTCAAAATTGTCCTTTAGAAGCGGAAGACTCTGAGCACGACTTTTTAAATTGTCCATTCTATGCCCCACAAAGGCAGTCTTTATTTAAGTAAATGAATGACAATATCATAACAATTACCATTAAGAATCTACTTTCTGGAAGTGAAAAACTATCATTACAAAATAACTTACTGCTATAAACTATACAAACAGATTCAGGTAAGCCATGTATAAACTTGTATACACCGTACACTGGTATGCAACTTGTATCGAAATGGGTAACTTTTCactattttataataattattttttataaaataaatataaaaataaaacttttataaaaatggggggaggggggggggggggcgggcagattttgttcaaatatacTGTGCAGCGTGTACATATATGTAATCGTAAAAAGCACCCTTGTAAATGAAACAGTTTTTAAACTGGATGGAATATTTTCGTTTAAGTATTTGttattacttttatattttccttaaaCACAGATTATTATTTCTTCCAAACTTGTAGCTTATTTAATTCTGTTACTGTTTTGGTAATGATTCTATTGATCGACtgtagttaattttttttagtgatgGACAACACTGCCGTCACAACACAGCAACCGTCACCAGGCGGACAGACACCGCCAAAACAACTCCATAGCAGTGGACCGGTCTCCGTGCGAAATGCCACCGAATCAACGGAAGACAGAGAGTTCTTGGGAAGGGTAGTGATCGACGGGTTTGAAGGGAAATATATCCATGCTACAAACCGAGAAAGGTTTATCATCCGAATATCGTTTGATGTGTTGCTAGAAAACGCACATTTCAAAGttattcaaaaaaaattaatttagacAATCTTAAGTAATTCTGTAATTATAAGGTTTGCAATCTATTTAAATTGATCGTTACATTAGTTCATTGTGGAGAAATATGATAAGCATGCGtacttaaaaatcaaatgtcaTCCTCAGCTTACCAGCAATGCAAACTATGTTTGCAAACCACATGAGAGGGAGACCTCCATTGTTTTATGAAAGACATTTCATCGCAGAATACAACGGGGAGAAAGCTGGTGCAATTGTATTACGTTACCACGGAGATTCGGAACTTTTCCCGTAAGTATCAAAACATGCATTTACGTCCAGTCAATCACAGTATCTCTGCATGTGGTATGGAGAGTATAGAGTATTTGATAAAGGAAATGTCAATTAGTGTAATTATTCAAAAGATTAGGAAAGAagatttgttattgattttgcGTCTCAACAACAGTTACTGTTTGTAaacatgattttgattttattatattttttaagaggGAGAGAGGAAGACCTGCCGCCTGTAGGGTGTTGTAATACGTGCGGGTAAGTCTATCATGATGCACAAAATCATCTCTTTATCATTGATTTTAGATACCTGCAAaaaaagtcccccccccccccccaccaaaaaaaccccacaaaaaacCTATATGATCAAATGATCACTTCGAATTCGAAGAAATACAAACCATCTTCAAGTTGGCAAAACTTTAGAATATGTATGATATCGTGAAATGCTTCTTTCAATATTAACCTCATATTCATAATCATCCAAACCCTCTTCTGCACAAACAGTGAGGATCTTGGACAGCAGTACTCATTGATTGTGACAAgatttcaaaagttgtttttttaacagtgcataaaaaatgacaaactCTGTTTTCTATGCACGTTGCGTAAAACTTTAATAGTATGTCAATGATTATGTAATaacatattttacttttatttaaagtatttaaaatgtTGATTTGCGATTTTAGAATTATCCTATTAGA is drawn from Crassostrea angulata isolate pt1a10 chromosome 5, ASM2561291v2, whole genome shotgun sequence and contains these coding sequences:
- the LOC128184462 gene encoding uncharacterized protein LOC128184462, translated to MDFTPITTQQPLPIGQKDGHVQPTELLRRGPVSVRNATESEEDREFIGKLVIEAFERKVVHATSRASLPAMNTIYSNHMRGRPPLFYERHFIAEYNGERAGTCVLHYHGDAELFPDRSEDIPPLSCCDLCGLWLLQLGTPKDYPAGKCYLDPICVDEKFRGKGIGKVLLDMAEIDAKKRGCKVIYLLVATTNRAQHLYERQGYHVIEKKSLCCCGYWCMTGEREFARMDKVLD
- the LOC128186144 gene encoding uncharacterized protein LOC128186144, which encodes MDNTAVTTQQPSPGGQTPPKQLHSSGPVSVRNATESTEDREFLGRVVIDGFEGKYIHATNRESLPAMQTMFANHMRGRPPLFYERHFIAEYNGEKAGAIVLRYHGDSELFPGREEDLPPVGCCNTCGIILLEMAVPTDTPPGKCLIDMICVDTKFRGKGIGKVLLDMADMDAKKRGCKEIFLWVSSTNRAKHLYERQGYTYKNKRTLCCCGMWCGTGEREIVRMEKVLE